DNA from Microvirga ossetica:
CCGGATTGTCTGGGGTGCCGGGCGCTGCGTTGTGCAGTGCTAGGGGCGGCTGCTGAAATTTTACGGTCGGATACGAAGAGTGAGTGGAAGGCGTTCGTGTTGTTGCATTGGTCAGAGCATTGCCAACAGGCTCTGCCAGTCGATTCCGCACCCCGCAGCGAGAAGCATGCTGTTTAACGTTGATGTGCGATTTTTCGTAGCAAGCCATAGCCTCTCTATTCCTTGAGCCTCCTGGCTTTGATCAAGGGGGATTGTGAGGAGAACATGCTGAGATGCGTCGGTGATTTCCAATTGCCAATTTTCCCAATCCTTAGCAGCAATCATGCCTTCATTTAAGATCTCTTGAATGGCTTGCTGAGACTCTACTTCGGCCACTTCGAGGCTGAGGGCTTCGAGGCCCGTATCATCATAAATTGCGCCGGATGGTCCAACGAGATGGAAATAGAAGCGCATGCTCGCCCTCAAAGGTAATGGAGGGGCCGTCCGTCCATTCGGACGATGAGGTGTAAGCGGCAACCCAGGAGTTTGTTTCAGCAAATGTTCGTGATGCTTTGCGACAAATTCGAGATGATGCATTGGAGAATTTTGGCTCTGAGCGTGAAATGCTCTTACATAATCCGCGATCAACTCAGGCCAATCTGGTAGAAGCTTCGCCATATAAAGGATCCTGCTACGACCGATCTGCAACGGACGCCGAGACCATCGTTCTCTTCGGCAGCAGGGCTCGCGGCGACAACGATGACGACAGTGACTGGGATCTCTGCGTCATCTGCGCCGGCCCTCGGCGCTGGCGATCATGCGATCGATGCGCTCAATGTCACTCAGGCGTTCCGAGAGGGCGAGCGCCATAACAGAATTCAGGTCGAGGCCGCGCTCGACCAAAAGACGGTTGAATTTCTCGTCCGCCGCCGGATCTCCCTGAAGCCAGGCATTGGTGTACGCGGACTTTAGGGGTCCGCAGATTGCAGAGAGGGGCCGTTGGTTTCTGCAATTAGCCGGTCCAGCGCTTTCTTGCGGGCGGCCATGAGAAGGCTGGCCTTCAGACGTTTCCCGCGCTCCACCTCCCAAGTCAGATCAGCGATATCTTTGACCCACACGTCGTCGATGGCGTCGGTCGGAGCCACCGCGGCGGTGACCTTCGACAGCAGCAGGTCGTAATCGGCCTTCGACTCGCCCTGGATGAGTGGTCGTTCCGCGAAGAGGGGGCCTAAATCGCGGGGAAGCACATGGACGTCGGTGGGCTCCACTGCAGGGGAGCGCTGGCCCTGTGCGGACGCGGGAGGTTGGGGGCGTTTGGCCATCGTGACGAACCTATCAAAGGCTCGAACCTTCGCGGGAGAAGGTTGGGCGGAGGGAGATCGCCTCAACGGATCGGGCGATCGGATCTCCTTTTGTTCCCACCGGTGCTCGGGTGCAGGCAACTCACAATAGCCCTTGGGTTCGGCATCAGAAGCGGTAACAAGAGACGCAATGGAGGATTGCACAAGGAAAGGGGACTAGTGCGGAGGTTGCGTGGCCGTGGCCAGGTCCCTGTAAAGGGCGGGTTACGATCCTGAGGCAGTGGTTGGACTCAGGATCGCTCGTTCAGCTGCTCCAGACCCGATTCGATCCGAGCGACTGGCAGAGAAGGGAGCGGAGATTGCCGCCGGGTCGAGCTTCAGGAGGCCTGAGGATATTTCGCCGTCTCGAAAAGAACGCAGCTCGCCATGAGGCCCGCGCCGATGGGATTGAGCATTGCATCTTCGTCAGCTGCCCTGGTCTCGACGGTCACTGAAGAGCGTGGGATCGGCAGCATGCCGCACTTTGCTGCCAAAACCGTCGTGCCGGAATCCGGCACCGACCGCTTGGCCTGGATTTCAACAATACGGTGAAGACCTGAGCGCTTATAAAGACGGCAAAACCAGGGCCATGTCGTAGAACTGTCTGAGGCTGTTAGCTCTTTATTAACGACAGTTTGCCATCGTGCGCATAGCTTCCTAACGGGTTCCTCAGTTGGTGCTCTCCACCAGAGCAGACGGCGCAGATGTAAGGCCTCATTCTGACCGAAGACCTTGGTGCATTTCTACCAGGCAGTTGAGTTCCATGCGGGGTTAGCAAGGCTAAGCCTGACGACCGAAAAGTAAAAACATGTTGTCGATCAGGTCGAACCTCTCCGCTCTCACAGCGCTTCAGTCGCTCAGATCCACCCAGAATTCTCTCACCAAAACTCAGGGGCAGATCTCGACGGGCCTGCGGGTCGGCGAGGCGTCGCACAACGCATCCTACTGGTCGATCAGCGTCAAGATGAGGTCCGACATCGGCGCGCTCAGTGCCGTGAAAGACTCGATCAAGCAAAGCAAGGCGATGCTTGACACCTTTACGTCGGCTCTCGACAAGACCTTGGTCTCTCTCAACAAGATCAAGCAAGGGCTCGTCTCGGCGCTTCAGCCTGGGTCCAATGTGGCGGCCATCCAAACCGAGATTAACGCACAGATCAAAGGCCTCAAGAGTATTGCGCGATCGGCAACGATCAACGGCCAGAATTGGCTCTCCGGCAGCGGGGGAACGGTCAATTTGGTGGTGTCCTATGACGGGTCCAGCAACAAAGTGAACACCTTGGCCTTCGATACGAGCCAGACCATATTGTTTGCGGATGCCTCTGCTGGGATCGGAGGTATTCTTGGCGATCTTGCAGCCTTTGATATTGCACATTCGATTCCCCCGCTGCGTCTGACGGGCTCACGGTCCACTGGTTCGGTCGGCAGTGGCGCTGGTTCGGGCACACCGGTGGTCCGGAGCGGCACCGCAGGTGCTGACGTCCTGACCGGTGATGCCGGGAGCGACATCCTCCTGGGTGGCTCGGGCAATGACACTCTAATCGGTGGCGCTGGGAATGACACAATCAATGGTGGGCCTGGGAAGGATCTCTTTGCGGGTGAAACGGGGGCTGATACCTTCATTTTCACTAGCGCGGCTGAATCTGGCCCGAGTGTAGCCGAGCGCGATTGGATTATCGATTGGGAAAGCGTGGATCGGCTTGATCTGAGCGCGATAGACGCCAGCATTAGTCAAGCGGGCCATCAGAACTTAGTGTTTGTAGGTAAGGGCTCGGTGAGCGACGCAGTCGGTGCTGGCCAGGTCAAGTACTTTCACGACAGTGGCAACACCTTCATAGTGGGTGACGTGACTGGCGATGGCCAAGCCGACTTCAAGATCGGCATGACTGGCATCCATAACCTGATTGCCGAGAACACTTTCGCTGATTTCTATGCAGAAGGGTTGAAGGCGATCGATACAGCCATCGAGAGCGTGATCAGAGGTTCAGCTCGGATGGGCGCGACCAAAGCATTCTTGGAAACCCAGGAGGAGTTTATCAGTGTAATGTCCGACGCCTTAACGGCAGGGGTGAGTGCCTACGTTGATGCTGACATGCCGCTGGCTTCGGTTCGGTTAGAGGCTCTGCAGACGCAGCAACAGCTTGGTATTCAGGCGCTGGCGATCGCGAATCAGAACACTCAAATGATCCTGAAGCTCTTGGAGTAAGAGTATCCATGGCTTCTATAGCTACCGGTGCCGCTGACCCAGCCTGTTAGATGAGGGACTGTCGGGAATTTCGTGTGGGGCCATTACGATGATCTGGAAGGAGACATCGCTTGGCACGTCGCAAGGAACCCCGGATACCCGACCACCTGCTTGATCAGCTTCTGGGAGGCGCCGACGCCCAATCTGCGTTCGCCAAGAATGGATTGCTTGACGAGCTGAAGAAGGCTCTCGCCGAGCGGGCATTGAATGCCGAGATGGACCACCATCTCGACCAGGAGAGCAAGGGCGGCAACACCCGCAACGGCTATGGCCGCAAGAGCGTGCTCACCGACACCGGCAAGATCGACCTGGAGATCCCGCGCGATCGCCTGGCGACCTTCGATCCGCAACTGATCGCCAGATACCAGCGACGCTTTCCCGACTTCGATGACAAGCTCATCTCCATGTATGCGCGTGGCATGAGCGTGCGCGAGATCCAAGGGCATCTGCGTGATCTGTATGGCATCGAGGTCTCGCCGGATCTGGTCAGTGCCGTCACCGATGCGGTGCTCGAGGAGATCTCGGAGTGGCAGAGCCGGCCTCTCGAAGCGCTCTATGCCTTGGTCTTCCTCGACGCCATTCGGATCAAGGTGCGCGACGAGGGCACGGTGCGCAACAAGGCCGTCTACCTGGCACTCGGGGTCAGGCCGGACGGGGCCAAGGAGATCCTGGGGCTGTGGATCGAGCAGAGCGAGGGTGCCAAGTTCTGGCTGCGGGTGATGAACGAGCTCAAGACCCGCGGTGTCGACGATGTGTTGATTGCCGTGGTCGATGGTCTCAAGGGCTTTCCCGAGGCGATCACGGCGGTGTTCCCTGAGACCCAGGTTCAGACCTGCATCGTGCATCTGATCCGCTCGTCGCTGGCCTTCGTGTCGTACAAGGACCGCAAAGTCGTGGCAGCAGCCTTGAAGGAGGTCTACCGGGCCAAGGATGCAGACGCCGGCCAGGCGGCCCTGGAGGCGTTTGCGACCTCTGTCTGAGGCCGCAAGTACGAGGCGATCGCAGCTTCCTGGCGGCGCAACTGGACGGCAGTGATCCCGTTCTTTGCCTTTCCCGAGGAGGTGCGCCGGATCATCTACACCACCAACGCCATTGAGGCGCTGAATGCCAAACTGCGTCGGGTGGTACGGGCTCGAGGGCACTTTCCCACCGATGAGAGTGCGTTCAAGCTGTTGTTCCTGGTCTTGAGGCAGGCGCAGAAAGAGTGGAAGATGCCGCACGGGAATGGGGTATGGCGAAAGCCCAGTTCGCCATTCTCTTCGAAGGCCGTTTCCGGCTGGGATGATGAACCCGGCCCATACACGGAAATTCTGGCAGTCCCTCGAGGAAGCGGGCGCACAGCACCTCGTCAGAGAGGCTCTCCATGTGCTTGAAGATCATCAGTCCGGCAATCAGCCGCACCGGCAAGGGAGGCTGGCCCGGTCCCGGCCTGTAGACGCGGCCCAAGCGGCGCTCGAGGAAGGCCCAGTCGATGCGCTGGGCCAGCAACACCAGGGGATGGCGCAGGTCGATGATGCTGTCCAGGGCGGGGCGGAACAGATCCTTCTGGCGCTCGTCTTTCGGCGTCGACATGGCGCAACTCTGGCCGGGTGGAGTGCTCCTGATTGAATCAGATCCTGGGCTGGACCGGCACCGGAAAACGCAGGAAATCCACTGCTGTTGGGGCGCAATCCTGCGAAATCGAAGGCGATCACGCGCCCGATATCCCAATCGTCTCAATGAGATCGGGATTCTTCACGGACGACTACAACGGATTGAACAACCATTTCAGATCCCGCACCTAACGCCCTGGCGGCTGCAGCTTTGGGTCAACGCGGTCTTCGCCCTCTCGGAACAGGTCGCCACGCTGGCGCCATCGACCTTTTGTTGGCCAAGCGGCTGCCACTGGAGCGGCAACTGGCCAGCATCCTCGCTGCCTCGAGTTCCTGTGATCTGACCCAGGCCCTCCAGGCCAAGATCGGCCGGGCTCGCGAGCAACTCCTGACCTTCCTCGACCATCCCGGGCAGGTCGCGGCGACCAACAACGCCTGTGAGCGGGCGCCTCGGCCGGCCGTGGTGCGGCGAAAGCTCACCAACGGCTACCGTGCGATTTGGGCAGCTGAAGGCGAGGCCGCCGTGCGCATCGTCATCGACACGGCTCGGCTCACGCCAGATCGCACCATCTTTGGTACGATGCTCGCCACCGTCAGCGCCTGAAACCAACGCTATCAACGACGTGGGTAATTACACCCAATGAGCATCAGAATTAGGTTTCAGCCAAACAAATCCTCTCTAATTCTGCGAGGAGTTCTTGGCTGCTTGATGGAACTTTTCGGACGAAGGCATGATGGCGATCAATATTATTAGTGAATTCACTTGCGTGCTTGAAGACATAGGGCTTCGGGTTTCGACTCCAATCAACAATCACGGGGCTGGGCGTGATACTGCGGAGATGCGGACTATTTCCTAATACTGACTGGATGTACATTTCGTCGGGAACAGCTGAAAACTCGAAAGACTCCTTGAGGGAGGTGTTGTTCTCGTATGTCTCGAGAGCGTATTCTGCGGATAGTCGAGGAAGACTCCACCATTGAGACCCATAATATAGCTGAAGCTGATCCTTCCCTATGTCCATACGTTTCTTTAATCTATCCATAGCATCAAGCAGTCTTATGTCGATATGTGAGCTTTCTATCTCGCGCCCGAGCAGAGACATCGCAGGATGATCGAAGTAAAAGAATCTATGATACCTCTTTGCGAAGTTCTCATCAGAGCGTAGAGGGCGAACAGAAATACGGTTCGCTGGAGATGACAGAATGGCAGAAAGCCTCGGAACATCGCGGATGGGAAACGTATCGTCTGATGCTAGCGCAAAATTGGTATAATTGCCTTTCAGAGCCGATCTCAAAAGCCTCATGGTGGCCGTGATCATCTCGAAGCCTGCCCACGAGATGTTGCTCCTCTCTGCCAGAAAAGTGCAGAAATCAGCTGTGGATCCCATCTTAGATTTATACTGATCCAAGTCAGACTTAGCGTCTAAATGGACGAAAACGTCAAATCCAGCGTGCTTGTAGATCTTTACAGCTCGCGCAAGAACCTCTGGCTCGCGATAGGCAAGCACTAAAATTGCAACGCTCATAGATATTTTCCTACGTGCCAATAGTTGTGCAAATTATCATTTGCACAATTTAACTTGTTGGCTCTTCTTCCTGATTGAGTGATAGAAAATAGTGCTATTTTTGCCATAATTGTTGTCAAATAAGTCACATTCGTGGTCAAGCAATGAGCAAGCAATTCCCACGTGGAGACGATCCGTCACAACTTTACGAGACTGTCGAATGGCCTGCATCAGACACAAAGCTGACTTCTCGGCGTTATTTGGCCAGACGCCAAACTCAAAGAGGGTCGAGATGTCGATCGTATCGATCTCTGCGTTCTTCGATTTTGCCTCACCATCTTGTCTCATGAAGTAAGACATATCTCGTCTTTCAGCATCTTGAAGAAAGGTGCCGGTTGTCTTGACTTTATATAGGTGAGGTAAGTCGTCGTAGGCTTCACACTGTCTTAGAAACTCACTCACATTTAAATGAAAAGCCATATCATGGGTGAGATAAGCAGTCGCTTCACTGTGCCTCATGACATGGATATACGACTCAGGTTCTCGACAAAATATCACCGCATTCTTACTGAGGCGACTTAAGAGATCTTCATTCCCACGGATGGTATGAGGCAATATGATAATCTTGTCTGCGGTTTCGTGTATACGTTCTAGTATGGATCGTATCTCCCGATACAAGGGCACAAAGTTTCCACCTCCGCCCAGAAAGACGACTTTTCCTGTCACATCAGCCGTCTCGTTTATGCATGTGAATGGCACATTTGCGCGACGAAAGGCTTGGTAAGTACCGCTTGCAATCAGACTGTCGCCTGCGTTTCCAGGGTTTGGGAAATAGGCAACCGGGACACCGGAGTACTCCCTTAAAAAGGTGTCCATCAATTGAAGTTCCAGTCTCATTGAATTGGTCCTGATTGAGTTGCCACAGCAATGTTTGCTATCCTTCCCCCCGCTTAATCATTCTGTTCTTCGTGGTCAATGTCGCCAATGTTCCCTTGTTGTGCTTGAGGTTATGTTGTGACATGAGCTCCGCGAACTCCTCGGGATGAGGTTGTGTCCGTCCGGCCTAGAGACGGGCAAATGTAGCGTTCACAGTTTTTGGAAGAGCAGATCATCGGCATGCTCAAGGAGCATGAGGTTGGAATGAAGACGGCGGAGATCTGCCTCAAGCTCGGCATCTCGGAAACGAATTTCTATAACGACAAAGCCAAGTACGGTTGCTTGGAGGTCTCCGATGCCCGGCGACTGAATGCTCTAGAAGGCGAGAATGCGAAGCTGAAGCGGCTCCTGGCCGAGCAGATGCCGGACAATGCCGTCCTGAAGGATCTCGCGTCAAAAAAGATTATGCCCGCTGTCAAACGAAGGGGATAACGCGCTTAACAAATCCGTTCGGGTAATCGCACCTGAGCAGGGCTTTGTGTTCATTGTCTATGACGCAGACCTGACGAGCCCAACCTGTGGCAAGCTCACGACCATCCCCCGATCTGTCGGGACGCAGATGCCTCAACCGGGCTTTTATGTACACGGGCACATCGTGCGCAATGCGACGCCATCACTCATCAGAAAGCGAATTCGCACCGGCTGGCTCCGTATGACAACAGGAAGCAGCCAGGTCGATGGAACGGTACGGATTAGGTCCCAATGCGGGCCGATGCGGCCAAAATCCTCATACAGGTTGTGCTGAAGGGGCGACTTATGGCAGATGAGCAAAGATCCTTTAGAGGCCCGAGATGCTTAATCCTGCAGATATTACCCGCCTCCGCACAGAGATACGAAACAGCACAGAAGTTGTAACTAAGCTCGATCGATGGCCTGTGCATTGTGTAGAGGCTTGTGCGGTCACGGCTGAGGTTGATTACGATGTTGCATACAGCGAGCCTAGTATTCGGGTTGACTACGTCCCTCCGGAAAAGGTTTTCGGGGAGCCGGCAGATCCCTCTTGCCTGCAAGGGGTGACAAAACCGTCCACCATTGAGCTGCCCAGCAAATCAATAATGCGATTTAAGGATGCCCAGATCATTGGGTGGTCGGCGCTAAGGTCGAATTTGGGACAACTTTATCTTGGGGGGCGGCTCAGCACAGCGGAGACGTGGAAAGACGCCGTGGAGCGAAATAAACAAGGCTTCGATGGGTTTGTTTTGGACGACAAGGACGGCCGGCGGATCGCCACCTTCGCGGGGCGGGAGACCCCCCAAAGGTTGAACAAGCGAGCGCTATTTATTTCGTTCTATGAGCCTGGCAACTACGGGTCATTCCTTGTCAGGGCGCTAGGCAAGTTACTGTTCTTAAGGGATAGATGCCCACAGTTTGACTGTTACGTTGTGGCGGATCGCACGAGGTGGCTGTGCGAGGCGTTGCCTCTCCTAGGTTTCCCAGCTAGGCCAATCTATTCAGTTAGAGAGGTCACTGGCGATATATTCTCAGAAATTGTAACTGTTAATGATTTCGTTTCAGAAGGTTACTTTGATCCGAACACCGCCGATCGGCTGGCTATTTTCGTGAAAGAACAAGCCGGCTCTGTAAACACCGCAGCCGCAAGCATTTACGTATCGCGCGAACTTAGCTCAATATATCGCCCTTGGTATCGAAACATGACAAATGAGGGGCAGATTACTAATTACCTGCGCGATCAAGGTTTTGAGATCGTCAATCCCGAGACTATGTCGTTTCAGGAGCAAATAAGAACCTTCGCAGGCGCAAAAGAAGTTGCAGGACCGTCCGGCTCGGCCATGCTGAATGCTATTTTTTCACGATCGCAGGTCCGCGTTCTCGACTTCGAGTCGTTCCACTACACTGTACGGCAACACGCAAGAGCGTACGCATCCACTAATAAGCGATACGCATTCCTGTTCGGAGATGTCGCTACGGATGCTAAGGACCCGCTCCACACTCGACCTTGGAGTGTTCCATTGACGACTCTATCGGAGGCAATTGAGTGGCTTCGTTCCTGACGAGACGAGCCTTCGATTTGGCCAAAGCTCGCCGTTAAGCGGGCTTTTATTTGGATCATACTTAGGCCTCTAGATTTATAAGATTTGAGCCCTATCGGGATACGAAATGCCCGCGCATGGTGTTTACATGCGCGAGCACTTTGTCGGCAATGCCGACCTTTACAAGCAGACGCATCCGTACCGGCTCCGCACAACCACGGGAGTGGGCCACATCGATGGTACGAATTGGGTTCAGCCTGTGGGCTGATACAGCTTAAGGCTCTTGGCACCACGCAAGCCGGCGATGGAGCCAAGTTCCCGGGCATGGGCTATGTAGTTGGCCCTGAACAATGCCGTTTGATCAGGCGGCAATTGCATTCCAGGGCTCGTGGGCAGTATCCGGTGGCGCGGATGAACTCATCAGGGCTGCCAGGAGCCAGGCGACAAAAAGTCTGAGCCAGTTCAGGATCAGCCGCAGGTTATGTCCGGCGGCCACCAGCAGCGCATTGATCGCATCGCCGGCTGCTCCGAGCAGGTGATTGCGTCCCAGCCGCCCGTCGGCCTTTATGTGCCCGATCATCGGCTCGATGGCTGAGCGTCGTCTCAGCTCCCGCTTGATTGTCGGCGTCAGACCCCGTCGCTGCCGGGTGATGAACACCCGATCGTTCTTGTCGTAGTCGTGCCCACGATAGCCCAGTTCAACGTAAATGCGCGCGGGCTCCATGCCCGTCATGGCGATGACCTGGTCTATGGTAGCGTCCAACGTATGGCCGTCATACGGGTTGCCCTCGAGCGATTTGAGGCGAGCACGAGGCCTTCGCGGTTGGTCACCGCCAGCGCGACCTTGCTGCCAAACTCGTACGGCCGATGCGCCTTGCCTTTGGCAATGCACACCACCTCGGGCGCATGCAGGCTGTACAGCTTATTCTTGCTCGTGCGCTCCTGAACCAGAAGGCGCTCGGTCAGGCCAAGCAGACGTGCAAAGCGAAGGGCAAGGCTCTCATCCCCGGCGACTTTGCGGGCCACATCGCGGTACACGCGTCCGAGATAGGTCTTCAGCCGCTTCAGTTCGCGGCGCATGCGCCGCATCTGGCGGGCATGGGCATAGCGGCCGACCTGCACGGCGGCGCGTTTAGCCAGACGGGTGTGGGCCTGCCGCAGCTCGAGGCCGTGCCGTTTGGCCTGCCGCACCAGCGCCTGCAACGCCTTCAGATACAGTTTCGCGTCGGTGGGATGGGTGATGGCCTTGGGCTGCACGGTGGTGTCGACGCTGATCCGCTCCAGGCTCGACGATCGCACCGCGCCGCTCTCCAGCCCGGCCTGGATGGTGGCGGAAAGCAGCGTCTCCAGTCCTTCTGGTCCGAGCCGCTTGCGCCAGCGCGTCAGCGAGCTCGGATCGCAGGGCAACTCATGCTGGAAGTATTCGCAGCCACAGAACCACTGGTAATACGGGTTCTCGATCCAGCGCTGCACCACGGCTTCATCGGACAGGTTGAAGGTATGCTGGAGATAGGACAGGCCCACCATCAGGCGCGTCGGCTTCGCGGGGCGTCCGAGTGGGCGATAGAAGCGGCCGAACTCCTGATCGAAGCTCTTCCAGTCGATGAGGGCAGCCAGCCGGAACAACGTGTGGCGCTGATCCAAGATCTGATCGAGACGACTGCGATAGAGATCGCCGGAGCTCGTCAGCGTCGGCTTGGATCCCATGGAAATACACCAGATTTGAGCGGGTCAGCACCCAGGAGCTGGCATTTTACGATGCTTCGCGGCGACAAAGAATCCTTCAGCTTCAATAAGTTGTGAGTTATTCAGGCCCGACGAAGTAACGACACCACAACCGAGCAGAGCCGCCTGTCCGAGGTAGCTCGCTCACGGGGGCATCAATGAACGATAAGATCACCACAGCCAGCGCCGGGGGGCGCTGCGGCATCGCCGTTGTAGCTGCTGTCACTGGCTGACATTTCCCAGATCTGCGCGACCATCGCCGCAATCTTGGCGTAGCGTGGCTGCTGTTCCAATTCGGGCTGAAGATCTGGTATGAACTGCGCAAGCCGTGACTAACTGATAACACGGATCGGAATTCGCACGAGATCTCTTTCGTCTCCCCCTTTGCAATTCTTGATCGTGAATCGTGTCATAAAAAGATATGCAGTGTCACCGATAGTATCGAAGTTTCTGCTGGTCGATGCCGGATCCAGCAACGCAGCATAGGCGTATCGCGCATCGTCGTTACATGAACCGCCTCCCACCGCAGATTTCTCAAGAAGGCTGGTGGCCTGGGACCAATGAATGAGATCCTTTGACGTGGCATATGCGACAAAGCCCTTCGGGCTAGCTCCAGTAGGTGTTGCAACCATAACGGTGATGAAAGTTCCTGTCGCTTGATGTCGCACAATCGTTCCAGGTGGACCTCCAAACTTCCCTACTGGCTTACATGAGCGCGGGGATATGCCACGAGGTCGATATGCATCGTATGGTTGAACTGTGAAGTCTGATCCATCCCATCCTCGCCATGCAGTAGGGTCTGTGATGTTTGGTGTTCGAAATAGGCAAGTGCCAGCTTGCTGCTCATTGCCTCCAGTCGTTCCTAATAGGACGTACCAATAATTATCATGGAAGAGAATATTTGATGGATGGAAGAAGCCTCGGTGCCGCCCCTGATCAATGTCCTGGGTATTAGAAGGACCCGCTAACAAGACTGGTTCTCTTGGGGCCTCGAATGTCATTCCTCCATTATGAGACGAAACTGCAGTAATAACGTTGTACCAGCAGCTATGGGAGTCTCTGAATCGGCAGGCCCCTTCATGTTCGTTGGCGTGGTATTCGTTGTGAACGAGTCCGTAGACTGTCTCACCGTCATCGGTCCACGTAGCGCCTATCCAGCTATGGTCACTGTGATCCGCTGGGTTTGCGCTCTTCTTTCCTTTGTAAGCTGACGAGCAGATTGTCTTAATTGAAAGAAGGTCATCACCGATCAGAGGAATGTTAAGATCGCTGCTCGCAAACGCTACGACTTGGTCCTCTTTGTTCCGGAATGCTCTCAAAGGAGCATCCGGGATATGCCAATCGAAGCACCGTTGCTCGCCCCAATTAAACACAGTTTCCTCTTGACCGTCGACCTGGAGACGAATGTCCATAGCAAAGCAAGGCTCCGTTACCCACACAAAGGCAAACGCTACAGTCCCCAGAGCTGTTGCAAGTACGTCAAGTCGCGGCATTAGGAACAATCCTACTAACTCCATATTTATATGTGTTTTGAGGTGTAGAAACCCGTGATCGCCTTCGGGCTAGTGAAGCTTTTTGTGTCGTTTCGCCGGGGCTCTTGGTAACAGAAGCCTGTCTTATCAATGGACAACCTGACCGGAAATCGCAGTGTCGGTGGTTCGTTCCGCCCTGGGCACCACTTCCTTCCCCTGACGACTTAAAGGCTTGGGGTCAGCCGGGCTCCTTAGTACCGCTCGCGATGTTACCGAGAGTATTCCGAAGCTGTTCCAATGACCCTAAGGACGGTTTCTCGAATGGCCACCGATACTCGTCGTTTGGCCGTCGTATCTACTGCGAAACAGCTGAAGCGCCCGTAACAGACGAGCATATTATTTCGTTC
Protein-coding regions in this window:
- a CDS encoding DUF6894 family protein, which codes for MAKLLPDWPELIADYVRAFHAQSQNSPMHHLEFVAKHHEHLLKQTPGLPLTPHRPNGRTAPPLPLRASMRFYFHLVGPSGAIYDDTGLEALSLEVAEVESQQAIQEILNEGMIAAKDWENWQLEITDASQHVLLTIPLDQSQEAQGIERLWLATKNRTSTLNSMLLAAGCGIDWQSLLAML
- a CDS encoding flagellin; the protein is MLSIRSNLSALTALQSLRSTQNSLTKTQGQISTGLRVGEASHNASYWSISVKMRSDIGALSAVKDSIKQSKAMLDTFTSALDKTLVSLNKIKQGLVSALQPGSNVAAIQTEINAQIKGLKSIARSATINGQNWLSGSGGTVNLVVSYDGSSNKVNTLAFDTSQTILFADASAGIGGILGDLAAFDIAHSIPPLRLTGSRSTGSVGSGAGSGTPVVRSGTAGADVLTGDAGSDILLGGSGNDTLIGGAGNDTINGGPGKDLFAGETGADTFIFTSAAESGPSVAERDWIIDWESVDRLDLSAIDASISQAGHQNLVFVGKGSVSDAVGAGQVKYFHDSGNTFIVGDVTGDGQADFKIGMTGIHNLIAENTFADFYAEGLKAIDTAIESVIRGSARMGATKAFLETQEEFISVMSDALTAGVSAYVDADMPLASVRLEALQTQQQLGIQALAIANQNTQMILKLLE
- a CDS encoding beta-1,6-N-acetylglucosaminyltransferase, with amino-acid sequence MSVAILVLAYREPEVLARAVKIYKHAGFDVFVHLDAKSDLDQYKSKMGSTADFCTFLAERSNISWAGFEMITATMRLLRSALKGNYTNFALASDDTFPIRDVPRLSAILSSPANRISVRPLRSDENFAKRYHRFFYFDHPAMSLLGREIESSHIDIRLLDAMDRLKKRMDIGKDQLQLYYGSQWWSLPRLSAEYALETYENNTSLKESFEFSAVPDEMYIQSVLGNSPHLRSITPSPVIVDWSRNPKPYVFKHASEFTNNIDRHHAFVRKVPSSSQELLAELERICLAET
- a CDS encoding polysaccharide pyruvyl transferase family protein; amino-acid sequence: MRLELQLMDTFLREYSGVPVAYFPNPGNAGDSLIASGTYQAFRRANVPFTCINETADVTGKVVFLGGGGNFVPLYREIRSILERIHETADKIIILPHTIRGNEDLLSRLSKNAVIFCREPESYIHVMRHSEATAYLTHDMAFHLNVSEFLRQCEAYDDLPHLYKVKTTGTFLQDAERRDMSYFMRQDGEAKSKNAEIDTIDISTLFEFGVWPNNAEKSALCLMQAIRQSRKVVTDRLHVGIACSLLDHECDLFDNNYGKNSTIFYHSIRKKSQQVKLCK
- a CDS encoding glycosyltransferase family 61 protein; this encodes MLNPADITRLRTEIRNSTEVVTKLDRWPVHCVEACAVTAEVDYDVAYSEPSIRVDYVPPEKVFGEPADPSCLQGVTKPSTIELPSKSIMRFKDAQIIGWSALRSNLGQLYLGGRLSTAETWKDAVERNKQGFDGFVLDDKDGRRIATFAGRETPQRLNKRALFISFYEPGNYGSFLVRALGKLLFLRDRCPQFDCYVVADRTRWLCEALPLLGFPARPIYSVREVTGDIFSEIVTVNDFVSEGYFDPNTADRLAIFVKEQAGSVNTAAASIYVSRELSSIYRPWYRNMTNEGQITNYLRDQGFEIVNPETMSFQEQIRTFAGAKEVAGPSGSAMLNAIFSRSQVRVLDFESFHYTVRQHARAYASTNKRYAFLFGDVATDAKDPLHTRPWSVPLTTLSEAIEWLRS